From Amycolatopsis sp. cg9, one genomic window encodes:
- a CDS encoding trypsin-like peptidase domain-containing protein, translating into MMTEPNVNPEQPGAPDADRLGPRPLARPAVDPAQAAVFGRPQGVDGAFDKLYTPQRANGVNLAPPAPESLAEAFRRPPGAEGVLLERPREATGEPKEADPPLWNSTSDPWRDPGAGAVLAGPAVPAEDEEKPAKRPPGALLSLPEVLFGRRVQPKALALLGVVALLIGAVGGLVGWWVGDTGTELTGSATISEAEAAKERPAGSVAEIAKRVAPAVVSLEVFKPGAESGEQGSGVMIDPQGYILTNEHVIASAAADQGVKVTAIFVDGTRTEAKLVGADQKTDLAVVKVNVTNPTVLQIGKSADLQVGDTVMAIGSPLALQNSVTAGIVSALNRPITAGGDSGAPPVTYEAIQTDAAINHGNSGGALVDSTGALVGINSSIRSSSADGGSIGIGFAIPSDYAIKIAKALIKDGKVQHADIGINASSTVAGSSTMGAQVKNVAPGGPAANAGIKEGDVITKIGNRLVRDSAELTVAVRAHDVGEVVPVSLARDGASFVVDVTLASD; encoded by the coding sequence ATGATGACCGAGCCGAACGTGAATCCCGAGCAGCCCGGCGCGCCTGATGCCGACCGGCTGGGTCCGCGGCCGCTCGCGCGGCCCGCCGTCGATCCCGCCCAGGCCGCCGTGTTCGGCCGGCCGCAGGGCGTCGACGGGGCGTTCGACAAGCTCTACACCCCGCAGCGGGCCAACGGCGTCAACCTCGCGCCGCCCGCGCCCGAGTCGCTCGCCGAAGCCTTCCGGCGGCCGCCCGGGGCCGAGGGGGTGCTGCTCGAACGGCCGCGCGAAGCCACCGGTGAGCCGAAGGAAGCCGATCCGCCGCTGTGGAACAGCACGAGCGACCCGTGGCGCGATCCGGGCGCCGGCGCCGTGCTGGCCGGGCCCGCCGTGCCCGCCGAGGACGAGGAAAAGCCCGCCAAGCGGCCGCCGGGGGCGCTGCTCAGCCTGCCCGAGGTGCTCTTCGGACGGCGCGTGCAGCCGAAGGCGCTGGCCCTGCTCGGGGTCGTCGCGCTGCTCATCGGCGCGGTCGGCGGCCTCGTCGGCTGGTGGGTCGGCGACACCGGCACCGAGCTCACCGGGTCCGCGACGATCTCGGAAGCCGAGGCCGCCAAGGAACGCCCGGCCGGTTCGGTCGCCGAGATCGCCAAGCGCGTCGCGCCCGCCGTCGTTTCGCTCGAGGTCTTCAAGCCGGGCGCCGAATCCGGCGAGCAGGGCTCCGGCGTGATGATCGACCCGCAGGGCTACATCCTCACCAACGAGCACGTCATCGCCTCCGCCGCCGCGGACCAGGGCGTCAAGGTCACCGCGATCTTCGTCGACGGCACCCGCACCGAGGCCAAGCTCGTCGGCGCCGACCAGAAGACCGACCTCGCCGTCGTGAAGGTGAACGTCACCAACCCGACCGTGCTGCAGATCGGCAAGTCCGCGGACCTGCAGGTCGGCGACACCGTGATGGCGATCGGCTCGCCGCTCGCGCTGCAGAACTCCGTCACCGCGGGCATCGTCAGCGCGCTGAACCGGCCGATCACCGCGGGCGGCGACAGCGGCGCCCCGCCGGTCACCTACGAGGCCATCCAGACCGACGCCGCGATCAACCACGGCAACTCGGGCGGCGCGCTCGTCGACTCCACCGGCGCGCTCGTCGGCATCAACTCGTCGATCCGCTCGTCCAGCGCGGACGGCGGCAGCATCGGCATCGGCTTCGCCATCCCGAGCGACTACGCGATCAAGATCGCGAAGGCGCTGATCAAGGACGGCAAGGTCCAGCACGCGGACATCGGCATCAACGCGTCGTCGACGGTCGCCGGCTCGTCCACGATGGGCGCCCAGGTCAAGAACGTCGCCCCCGGCGGCCCGGCCGCGAACGCGGGCATCAAGGAGGGCGACGTGATCACGAAGATCGGCAACCGGCTGGTTCGCGACTCCGCGGAACTGACGGTCGCGGTCCGCGCGCACGACGTCGGCGAAGTGGTCCCGGTGTCGCTGGCCCGCGACGGCGCGAGCTTCGTCGTGGACGTAACCCTGGCTTCCGACTGA
- a CDS encoding MFS transporter, producing MTSTRRVKTAVAAAGISSFALLYAPQPVLPQLAAQYHLDPGGAALAVSVATGALAIAVLPIAALSEVVGRRPVILTSVIASVVFGLLLPLMPTYPALLVLRALQGIAIAGFPGVAAAYLAERLGRAGVAAAVGAMIAGNTIGGMLGRLASGFTAGPLGWRGALYVVAGVGAVCSAITVVTLPPGTRPRGNVQLRAVAQGLVTALGKPVLLAQYAVALLAMGSFVALYNAAGFRLTGDPLDLSPAIASLVFLAYATGSVSSAAAGRLVARVGRRRALVGALLLTAAGAALTLPDSLPLVIAGFLVLTCAFFAAHAVANGWAAADAPENARGQVGGMYTATYYLGSSVGGAAGAWVYGHEGWPWLIALVVVWLLLAVAAVAAGTRVRAVRRELVAS from the coding sequence GTGACTTCCACGCGCCGAGTCAAGACCGCCGTCGCCGCGGCCGGGATCTCCTCCTTCGCCCTGCTCTACGCCCCGCAGCCGGTGCTGCCGCAGCTCGCCGCGCAATACCACCTCGACCCCGGGGGAGCGGCGCTCGCGGTCAGCGTCGCGACCGGCGCGCTCGCCATCGCCGTGCTGCCGATCGCGGCGCTGTCCGAAGTGGTCGGACGGCGGCCGGTGATCCTGACGTCGGTCATCGCGTCGGTCGTGTTCGGCCTGCTGCTGCCCCTGATGCCGACGTACCCGGCGCTGCTCGTCCTGCGGGCGCTGCAGGGGATCGCGATCGCCGGCTTCCCCGGCGTCGCGGCCGCCTACCTGGCCGAACGCCTGGGCCGCGCGGGCGTCGCCGCCGCGGTCGGCGCCATGATCGCCGGCAACACGATCGGCGGCATGCTCGGCAGGCTGGCCAGCGGGTTCACCGCGGGCCCGCTCGGCTGGCGCGGCGCGCTGTACGTCGTCGCGGGGGTGGGCGCGGTGTGCTCGGCGATCACCGTCGTGACGCTGCCGCCGGGGACCCGCCCGCGCGGGAACGTGCAGCTCCGCGCGGTCGCCCAGGGCCTGGTCACGGCGTTGGGCAAGCCGGTGCTGCTCGCGCAGTACGCGGTCGCGCTGCTCGCGATGGGCTCGTTCGTCGCGCTCTACAACGCCGCCGGCTTCCGCCTGACCGGTGACCCGCTCGACCTGTCCCCGGCGATCGCGTCGCTGGTGTTCCTGGCCTACGCGACCGGCTCGGTGTCGTCGGCCGCGGCCGGCCGGCTGGTCGCCCGGGTCGGCCGCCGCCGCGCGCTCGTCGGCGCCCTGCTGCTGACGGCCGCCGGCGCGGCGCTGACCCTGCCCGACTCACTGCCGCTGGTCATCGCGGGGTTCTTGGTGCTGACCTGCGCGTTCTTCGCCGCGCACGCGGTCGCGAACGGCTGGGCGGCGGCCGACGCCCCCGAGAACGCGCGCGGCCAGGTCGGCGGCATGTACACGGCGACGTACTACCTGGGCAGCAGCGTCGGCGGCGCGGCGGGCGCGTGGGTCTACGGCCACGAGGGCTGGCCGTGGCTGATCGCACTGGTGGTGGTGTGGCTCCTGCTGGCGGTCGCGGCGGTCGCCGCCGGGACGCGGGTGCGCGCGGTGCGGCGGGAGCTCGTGGCGAGCTGA
- a CDS encoding DUF3117 domain-containing protein — protein sequence MAAMKPRTGDGPLEVTKEGRGLVMRVPLEGGGRLVVELSAEEAKDLGAALAEVTG from the coding sequence ATGGCGGCCATGAAGCCCCGGACCGGAGATGGTCCCCTCGAAGTGACTAAGGAGGGGCGGGGCCTCGTGATGCGCGTACCGCTCGAGGGTGGTGGGCGACTCGTCGTCGAACTCTCCGCGGAAGAAGCGAAGGACCTCGGCGCCGCTTTGGCGGAGGTCACCGGCTAG
- a CDS encoding anti-sigma factor → MTAPRGWGLPESHLLPDVVVAFVDGELSHGARDRAASHITRCQACAAEVRAQRQTVDTIRHAGAPSMSAGFLASLQSIPQHTELPGTPDNLAITADGQLVAVQRPDRVAGLRDAGVLGGVAPLGSSAPLGQSPNVLGGGRFKRRAAQGAGVVVSGLVLSALALVGTSADGDGGPEQGGGAPQPANLLPAQLAVPPQPKPAPTSTPVSSPAAVPAGIR, encoded by the coding sequence ATGACCGCACCGCGAGGCTGGGGACTCCCCGAGTCGCACCTTCTCCCGGACGTCGTCGTGGCGTTCGTCGACGGCGAGCTTTCGCACGGCGCCCGCGACCGCGCGGCGTCGCACATCACGCGCTGCCAGGCGTGCGCGGCGGAGGTCCGCGCCCAGCGGCAGACGGTCGACACGATCCGGCACGCCGGTGCCCCGTCGATGTCGGCGGGGTTCCTCGCGAGCCTGCAGTCGATCCCGCAGCACACCGAGCTGCCGGGCACCCCGGACAACCTGGCGATCACGGCCGACGGCCAGCTCGTCGCCGTCCAGCGCCCCGACCGGGTCGCGGGCCTGCGTGACGCCGGCGTGCTGGGCGGTGTGGCCCCGTTGGGATCATCGGCTCCGCTGGGCCAGTCGCCGAACGTCCTCGGTGGTGGCCGGTTCAAGCGCCGGGCCGCGCAGGGCGCCGGGGTCGTCGTGTCCGGGCTGGTGCTGAGCGCACTGGCTCTGGTCGGGACGTCCGCGGACGGTGACGGCGGCCCCGAGCAGGGTGGCGGCGCACCGCAGCCGGCGAACCTGCTCCCGGCCCAGCTGGCGGTGCCACCCCAGCCGAAGCCGGCACCGACCTCGACCCCGGTGAGCTCACCGGCGGCGGTTCCGGCCGGGATCCGCTGA
- a CDS encoding permease prefix domain 1-containing protein, translating to MIDEYLGDLDRRLHGCGRFKADLLEEARDGLHDAADAYRAGGWSDEDAERRAVADFGPAAVVARDYQAELGMLSGVRTLWKLVIGVPAMQIAWDYARILTFGEWTRISTPTPEWYKVVTHVTHGAVFVVPVIGVLALLGIRWLSRRLDGSGLARFCGILIALAVGVNLASVGLLIGATGFVDASRLFLSVPCAVLMVAWVLLSLRLVVLARRSWGGYATIVA from the coding sequence ATGATCGACGAGTACCTGGGGGACCTCGACCGCAGGCTGCACGGCTGCGGCCGGTTCAAGGCCGACCTGCTGGAAGAGGCCCGCGACGGCCTGCACGACGCCGCCGACGCGTACCGCGCGGGCGGCTGGAGCGACGAGGACGCCGAGCGCCGCGCGGTCGCCGACTTCGGCCCGGCGGCCGTCGTCGCCCGCGACTACCAGGCCGAGCTCGGCATGCTCAGCGGCGTCCGGACGCTGTGGAAGCTCGTCATCGGCGTCCCGGCGATGCAGATCGCGTGGGACTACGCCCGGATCCTCACCTTCGGCGAATGGACGAGGATCTCGACGCCGACGCCGGAGTGGTACAAGGTCGTCACGCACGTCACCCACGGCGCGGTGTTCGTCGTGCCGGTGATCGGCGTGCTCGCGCTGCTCGGCATCCGCTGGCTGAGCCGGCGCCTCGACGGGTCCGGGCTCGCGCGGTTCTGCGGCATCCTCATCGCGCTCGCGGTCGGCGTCAACCTGGCCTCGGTCGGGCTGCTGATCGGCGCGACCGGGTTCGTGGACGCGTCACGGCTGTTCTTGAGCGTCCCGTGCGCGGTGCTGATGGTCGCCTGGGTGCTGCTTTCGCTGCGGCTCGTCGTGCTCGCGAGACGATCCTGGGGTGGGTATGCCACGATCGTCGCGTGA
- a CDS encoding O-methyltransferase has translation MNTPTPAAAPADSGFVDGYLPDDEVLSSARARAEDLGCVPLSAGAGATLRFLAATLRAKAVVEVGTGAGVSGLSLLRGMAPDGILTSIDVEPEYQRAARATFREAGYAPGRTRLIIGRALDVLQRLTPGGYDLVFVDSAHIEYPGCYELGVSLLRRGGIIAFHNVLAGGRVIDPSHRDPETLALREVARAFREDDRLVPALLPVGGGLLVAAAI, from the coding sequence GTGAACACGCCCACCCCTGCGGCCGCACCGGCCGATTCCGGGTTCGTCGACGGGTACCTGCCCGACGACGAGGTGCTGTCTTCGGCGCGGGCACGGGCCGAGGACCTGGGCTGCGTCCCGCTCAGCGCGGGTGCGGGCGCGACGCTGCGCTTCCTGGCCGCGACGCTGCGGGCGAAGGCGGTCGTCGAGGTCGGCACGGGCGCCGGCGTCAGCGGGCTGAGCCTGCTGCGCGGCATGGCCCCCGACGGCATCCTGACCTCGATCGACGTCGAGCCGGAGTACCAGCGGGCCGCGCGCGCGACGTTCCGCGAGGCCGGCTACGCACCGGGCCGCACGCGGCTGATCATCGGCCGCGCCCTGGACGTGCTGCAGCGGCTCACGCCGGGCGGGTACGACCTGGTGTTCGTCGATTCCGCGCACATCGAGTACCCCGGGTGCTACGAGCTGGGCGTTTCGCTGCTGCGGCGGGGCGGGATCATCGCGTTCCACAACGTGCTGGCGGGCGGCCGGGTGATCGACCCGTCGCACCGGGACCCGGAGACGCTGGCGCTGCGCGAGGTGGCGCGAGCGTTCCGCGAAGACGACCGCCTGGTCCCGGCCCTGCTCCCGGTGGGCGGCGGCCTGCTGGTCGCGGCGGCGATCTGA
- a CDS encoding DNA-3-methyladenine glycosylase I: MTELFGTDGVPRCSWGNSAPDYVAYHDEEWGVPLHGQDELYERLCLESFQSGLSWITILRKRENFRKAFKRFKPAKVAKFGDADVERLMQDASIVRNRAKILAAIKNAQAIASLDTPLDDLLWSFAPSSHKRPATMADVPAITDESKAMAKELKKRGFVFLGPTTCYALMQATGMVDDHVEGCFRAA; this comes from the coding sequence ATGACTGAGCTGTTCGGCACCGACGGCGTCCCGCGGTGCAGCTGGGGCAATTCGGCCCCGGACTACGTGGCCTACCACGACGAGGAGTGGGGCGTGCCGCTCCACGGCCAGGACGAGCTGTACGAGCGGCTGTGCCTCGAGTCGTTCCAGTCGGGGCTCTCGTGGATCACGATCCTGCGCAAGCGCGAGAACTTCCGGAAGGCGTTCAAGCGGTTCAAGCCGGCGAAGGTGGCGAAGTTCGGCGACGCCGACGTCGAGCGGCTGATGCAGGACGCGTCGATCGTGCGGAACCGGGCCAAGATCCTGGCCGCGATCAAGAACGCGCAGGCGATCGCTTCGCTGGACACCCCGCTGGACGACCTGCTGTGGTCGTTCGCGCCCTCGTCGCACAAGCGGCCGGCGACGATGGCCGACGTCCCGGCCATCACCGACGAGTCCAAGGCGATGGCCAAGGAACTGAAGAAGCGCGGCTTCGTCTTCCTCGGCCCGACCACGTGCTACGCGCTGATGCAGGCCACCGGCATGGTCGACGACCACGTCGAGGGCTGCTTCCGGGCCGCGTGA
- a CDS encoding enoyl-CoA hydratase/isomerase family protein — protein sequence MTTSDVLLTADADGVRTLTLNRPQAYNSLTVELKEALLAALREASGDETVRAVVLTGSGKAFCAGQDLKEHVGLLQAGDPAPLHTVKEHYNPIVQAIVSMEKPVIAAINGTAAGAGAAFAYASDLRIAAESSSFLMAFANVGLGPDSGASWTLQRLVGYGRAAELMLLARTVDAAEALRLGLVGEVVPDEELPARAQAVAAKLAAGPTVAYAKIKGVLNLAAQSTFDEALEAEDAAQTALGATADHTEAVEAFVGKRKPAFQGK from the coding sequence GTGACCACATCCGACGTCCTGTTGACCGCCGACGCCGACGGGGTCCGCACGCTGACCCTCAACCGGCCGCAGGCGTACAACTCGCTGACCGTCGAGCTGAAGGAAGCACTGCTCGCGGCGCTGCGCGAGGCGTCCGGCGACGAAACCGTCCGCGCGGTCGTGCTGACCGGGTCCGGCAAGGCGTTCTGCGCCGGCCAGGATCTGAAGGAGCACGTCGGGCTGCTCCAGGCGGGTGACCCCGCCCCGCTACACACGGTGAAGGAGCACTACAACCCGATCGTCCAGGCGATCGTGTCGATGGAGAAGCCGGTGATCGCCGCGATCAACGGCACCGCCGCCGGCGCCGGGGCCGCCTTCGCCTATGCCAGTGACCTGCGGATCGCCGCCGAATCGTCGTCGTTCCTGATGGCCTTCGCCAACGTCGGGCTCGGCCCGGACTCGGGTGCGTCGTGGACGCTGCAGCGGCTGGTCGGCTACGGCCGCGCCGCCGAGCTGATGCTGCTGGCCCGGACCGTCGACGCGGCGGAGGCGCTGCGCCTCGGCCTGGTCGGCGAGGTCGTGCCGGACGAGGAGCTGCCGGCGCGGGCCCAGGCGGTCGCGGCGAAGCTCGCGGCCGGGCCGACGGTGGCCTACGCGAAGATCAAGGGCGTGCTCAACCTGGCCGCGCAGTCGACGTTCGACGAGGCCCTCGAGGCCGAGGACGCCGCCCAGACCGCGCTCGGCGCGACCGCCGACCACACCGAGGCCGTCGAGGCCTTCGTCGGCAAGCGCAAGCCCGCCTTCCAGGGCAAGTGA
- the sigE gene encoding RNA polymerase sigma factor SigE — protein sequence MEVPAPAMQNAVADAGAQPVTLDEAAWTPPSWDEVVREHGDRVYRLAYRLTGNTHDAEDLTQETFIRVFRSLASYKPGTFEGWLHRITTNLFLDMARRRSRVRMEGLPEDTDRIVGDDPSPEQVYSDTHLDPDLQAALDELPPEFRAAVVLCDVEGLSYEEIGATLGVKLGTVRSRIHRGRQALRASLERRRAYAPESAKVSV from the coding sequence ATGGAGGTGCCTGCTCCCGCGATGCAGAACGCCGTTGCCGATGCCGGGGCTCAGCCGGTGACCCTGGACGAAGCGGCCTGGACGCCGCCGTCCTGGGACGAGGTCGTGCGCGAACACGGCGACCGGGTCTACCGGCTCGCCTACCGCCTGACCGGCAACACCCACGACGCCGAGGACCTTACGCAGGAGACCTTCATCCGGGTCTTCCGCTCGCTCGCGTCGTACAAGCCGGGCACGTTCGAGGGCTGGCTGCACCGGATCACCACCAACCTCTTCCTGGACATGGCCCGCCGCCGCTCGCGCGTGCGGATGGAAGGCCTGCCCGAGGACACCGACCGCATCGTGGGCGACGACCCGAGCCCCGAGCAGGTCTATTCGGACACCCACCTGGACCCGGACCTGCAGGCGGCGCTCGACGAGCTGCCCCCGGAGTTCCGCGCCGCGGTCGTGCTGTGCGACGTCGAAGGCCTGTCGTACGAGGAGATCGGCGCGACCCTCGGTGTCAAGCTGGGCACCGTCCGCAGCCGGATCCACCGCGGCCGCCAGGCGCTGCGCGCGTCGCTCGAGCGACGGCGCGCTTACGCACCGGAGTCTGCGAAGGTGTCGGTATGA
- a CDS encoding SRPBCC family protein yields MTDLILSVDVRAPAGTTWLALTDWTRQGEWMLGTEVEVVEGNGRSVGSRLQAFTGVAGIGFTDEMEITSWEPPVRCAVRHLGSVVQGTGVFQVVPKGATRSTFVWAEHLRLPFGPLGRLGWPVVRPAFALGVRQSLRRFARFAEDYSVGGDD; encoded by the coding sequence GTGACGGATCTGATCCTGTCGGTCGACGTGCGCGCGCCGGCCGGGACGACCTGGCTCGCGCTCACCGACTGGACGCGCCAGGGCGAGTGGATGCTCGGCACCGAGGTCGAGGTCGTCGAGGGCAACGGCCGCAGCGTCGGGTCGCGCCTGCAGGCGTTCACCGGCGTGGCCGGCATCGGGTTCACGGACGAGATGGAGATCACGAGCTGGGAGCCGCCGGTGCGGTGCGCGGTCCGGCACCTCGGGAGCGTCGTGCAGGGCACCGGCGTGTTCCAGGTGGTGCCGAAGGGCGCGACGCGCTCGACGTTCGTCTGGGCCGAGCACCTGCGCCTGCCGTTCGGGCCGCTGGGCCGGCTCGGCTGGCCGGTGGTGCGGCCGGCGTTCGCGCTGGGCGTGCGCCAGTCGCTGCGGCGGTTCGCCCGGTTCGCGGAGGACTATTCGGTGGGTGGGGATGACTGA
- a CDS encoding DivIVA domain-containing protein → MTTALIYLVVMLLVAAVVFLLAAVVFGRGEELAPLPPGSSPTRLPAEDITGEDLTEVRFQLVLRGYKMSEVDWVLRRLGVELDELRARVAELEQRERERESSPEGAQ, encoded by the coding sequence GTGACGACCGCGCTGATCTACCTCGTAGTCATGCTGCTGGTGGCCGCCGTGGTGTTCCTGCTGGCCGCCGTGGTCTTCGGCCGGGGTGAGGAGCTCGCCCCGCTGCCGCCGGGCAGCTCGCCGACGCGGCTGCCCGCCGAGGACATCACCGGCGAGGACCTGACCGAGGTCCGCTTCCAGCTGGTGCTGCGCGGCTACAAGATGTCCGAAGTGGACTGGGTGCTGCGGCGCCTCGGCGTCGAGCTCGACGAGCTGCGCGCCCGGGTCGCCGAGCTGGAGCAGCGCGAGCGCGAGCGGGAGAGTTCGCCCGAAGGCGCCCAGTGA
- a CDS encoding M17 family metallopeptidase gives MRNPLPPVPTSLLDIEVTAELRRGTPTARLVTAPADDVESEPLEVGGIRITGKAGDVQTIPGDGPRWVAGLGDGEPKQYRKTGAALVRAVKAALAEDLDNGGKAFRAVQVALPEEASGEHVTELALGLFLGGYRFKVSGEDPKPSVRTVRLVTADPAVGELVARASALAAATALTRDLANTPSNVKSPAWLADTAAKVAGPGVEVTIRDEKWLATQGFGGVVAVGGGSARPPRLIEMAYKPSGASRHLLLVGKGITFDTGGLSIKPADGMHLMRTDMAGGAAVIAATRAIAALGLPVRVTALVPAAENHVSGSSYRPGDIVRHYGGKTTEVSNTDAEGRMVLADALAYGIRKFSPDYVVDAATLTGAMKVSLGLRTGGLFASDSSLATAVIEAGARVGEAWWRMPLVEDYAENVRGEFGDVRQTPGGPGSITAALFLREFTSGLPWAHLDIAGPARSEKNYDEVVPGATGFAARTLVELAASLG, from the coding sequence GTGCGTAATCCGCTACCCCCCGTTCCGACCAGTCTGCTCGACATCGAGGTAACGGCGGAGCTCCGCCGCGGCACCCCGACGGCCCGGCTCGTGACCGCGCCCGCGGACGACGTCGAGTCCGAGCCGCTCGAGGTCGGCGGCATCCGGATCACCGGCAAGGCGGGCGACGTGCAGACGATCCCCGGCGACGGTCCCCGCTGGGTGGCGGGCCTCGGCGACGGCGAGCCGAAGCAGTACCGCAAGACCGGCGCGGCGCTGGTCCGCGCGGTGAAGGCGGCGTTGGCCGAGGACCTCGACAACGGCGGCAAGGCATTCCGCGCGGTGCAGGTTGCGCTGCCGGAAGAGGCGTCCGGCGAGCACGTGACCGAGCTGGCGCTCGGGCTGTTCCTGGGCGGGTACCGCTTCAAGGTGTCCGGCGAGGACCCGAAGCCGTCGGTGCGGACGGTGCGGCTGGTGACCGCGGACCCGGCCGTCGGCGAGCTGGTCGCCCGCGCTTCGGCGTTGGCGGCGGCGACGGCGCTGACCCGCGACCTGGCGAACACGCCGTCGAACGTGAAGAGCCCGGCGTGGCTGGCGGACACGGCGGCGAAGGTGGCCGGCCCGGGGGTCGAGGTGACGATCCGGGACGAGAAGTGGCTGGCGACGCAGGGCTTCGGCGGCGTCGTGGCGGTCGGCGGCGGCTCGGCCCGCCCGCCCCGCCTGATCGAGATGGCCTACAAGCCTTCGGGGGCTTCTCGCCATCTGCTGCTGGTCGGCAAGGGCATCACGTTCGACACCGGCGGCCTGTCCATCAAGCCGGCCGACGGCATGCACCTGATGCGCACGGACATGGCGGGCGGCGCGGCGGTGATCGCGGCCACCCGAGCGATCGCGGCCCTGGGCCTCCCGGTGCGCGTGACGGCGCTGGTGCCCGCGGCGGAGAACCACGTGTCGGGCTCGTCGTACCGGCCCGGCGACATCGTCCGCCACTACGGCGGCAAGACGACCGAGGTCTCGAACACGGACGCGGAGGGCCGCATGGTCCTGGCGGACGCGCTGGCCTACGGCATCCGCAAGTTCAGCCCGGACTACGTCGTCGACGCGGCGACCCTGACGGGGGCGATGAAGGTCTCGCTGGGCCTGCGAACGGGCGGGTTGTTCGCTTCGGATTCTTCGCTGGCCACCGCGGTGATCGAGGCGGGCGCGCGCGTGGGCGAGGCGTGGTGGCGCATGCCGCTGGTCGAGGACTACGCGGAGAACGTCCGCGGCGAGTTCGGCGACGTCCGGCAGACGCCGGGCGGCCCGGGCAGCATCACGGCGGCGTTGTTCCTGCGCGAGTTCACATCGGGGCTGCCGTGGGCGCACCTGGACATCGCGGGCCCGGCGCGGTCGGAGAAGAACTACGACGAGGTGGTCCCGGGGGCGACGGGCTTCGCGGCGCGGACCCTGGTGGAGCTGGCCGCGTCGCTGGGTTGA
- a CDS encoding LysR family transcriptional regulator, translating to MIHAVTYDSLSAQVAPHLPLLAALRKTRNVTRAAELLGVPQPTVSRRLAALADALGAPLTVPDGRGIRLTRAADLLAEAAERGLAVLDTGVRLAREEVSPESGHVVLGFLHLLGRSLVPSLLRGHRARHPGVRFTLVQGSRQEMVDRLVAGELDLALLAPLPSGVPSLASAGLVDEEILLSVPAGHPLAERRSVRVSELADEEFVLLEQGYGVRTLTDELCAEAGFTPRIAFEGQESDTVRGLVAAGLGVALLPRFGPGSPAGVAEVPLSPRPYRTIGLAWRAEEPMTPAVTGFRDHVLTGVSAPQPSDAASSTRVRAAKPVAPGTTSS from the coding sequence ATGATTCATGCGGTGACGTATGACTCGCTGTCGGCGCAGGTCGCGCCCCACCTGCCGCTGCTGGCCGCCCTGCGGAAGACGAGGAACGTCACACGCGCGGCCGAGCTGCTGGGCGTCCCGCAGCCGACGGTCAGCCGCCGGCTCGCGGCGCTGGCGGACGCGCTGGGCGCACCGCTGACGGTCCCGGACGGCCGCGGCATCCGCCTCACGCGCGCGGCGGACCTGCTGGCGGAGGCGGCGGAGCGCGGCCTCGCGGTGCTCGACACCGGCGTCCGGCTGGCACGGGAGGAGGTGTCACCGGAGTCGGGGCACGTGGTGCTCGGGTTCCTGCACCTGCTCGGCCGGTCACTGGTCCCGTCGTTGCTGCGCGGTCACCGGGCGCGACACCCGGGGGTGCGGTTCACGCTGGTCCAGGGCTCGCGGCAGGAGATGGTCGACCGCCTGGTGGCCGGCGAGCTGGACCTGGCGCTGCTGGCGCCGCTGCCGTCGGGGGTGCCGTCGCTGGCCTCGGCGGGCCTGGTGGACGAGGAGATCCTGCTGTCGGTCCCGGCCGGCCACCCCCTGGCCGAGCGCCGGTCGGTGCGGGTGTCGGAGCTGGCCGACGAGGAGTTCGTGCTGCTGGAGCAGGGCTACGGCGTGCGGACCCTGACGGACGAGCTCTGCGCGGAGGCGGGCTTCACGCCGCGGATCGCGTTCGAGGGCCAGGAGTCGGACACGGTCCGCGGCCTGGTGGCGGCGGGCCTGGGGGTGGCACTGCTACCGCGGTTCGGCCCGGGCAGCCCGGCGGGGGTGGCGGAAGTGCCGCTGTCGCCGCGGCCGTACCGGACGATCGGCCTGGCTTGGCGGGCGGAGGAGCCGATGACCCCGGCGGTGACGGGTTTCCGCGACCATGTGCTGACCGGGGTCTCCGCCCCTCAACCCAGCGACGCGGCCAGCTCCACCAGGGTCCGCGCCGCGAAGCCCGTCGCCCCCGGGACCACCTCGTCGTAG